Proteins encoded by one window of Conger conger chromosome 1, fConCon1.1, whole genome shotgun sequence:
- the LOC133121768 gene encoding protein phosphatase 1A isoform X3, whose product MGAFLDKPKMEKHNAHGEGNSLRYGLSSMQGWRVEMEDAHTAVIGLPHGLDPWSFFAVYDGHAGSQVAKYCCEHLLEHITNNPDFRGGDHQPSVGNVKSGIRTGFLQIDEHMRAISEKKHGVDRSGSTAVGTMISPEHVYFINCGDSRGLLSRGGKVHFFTQDHKPSNPLEKERIQNAGGSVMIQRVNGSLAVSRALGDFDYKCVHGKGPTEQLVSPEPEVYEIERSEADDEFIVLACDGIWDVMANEELCDFVRSRLEVTDDLEKVCNEIVDTCLYKGSRDNMSVVLICFPGAPKVSPEAVKREAELDKYLESRVEEIIKKQGDEGVPDLVHVMRTLTTESVPNLPPGGELASKRSVIEAVYNKLNPFRSEDTDPIILFFRGFN is encoded by the exons ATGGGTGCTTTTTTGGATAAGCCAAAGATGGAGAAACATAACGCGCACGGAGAGGGTAACAGCTTGCGCTACGGCCTGAGCAGCATGCAGGGCTGGAGGGTGGAGATGGAAGACGCGCACACGGCGGTCATCGGCCTCCCCCACGGACTCGACCCCTGGTCGTTCTTCGCCGTCTACGACGGGCACGCCGGCTCGCAGGTGGCCAAGTACTGCTGCGAGCACCTGCTGGAGCACATCACCAACAACCCCGACTTCCGCGGCGGCGACCACCAGCCGTCCGTGGGGAACGTGAAGAGCGGCATCCGCACGGGCTTCCTGCAGATCGACGAGCACATGCGGGCTATCTCGGAGAAGAAGCACGGCGTGGACCGCAGCGGCTCCACGGCCGTGGGCACCATGATCTCGCCCGAGCACGTCTACTTCATCAACTGCGGCGACTCCCGGGGCCTGCTGAGCCGCGGCGGCAAGGTGCACTTCTTCACGCAGGACCACAAGCCCAGCAACCCACTGGAGAAGGAGCGCATCCAGAACGCCGGCGGCTCCGTCATGATCCAGCGCGTCAACGGCTCTCTGGCCGTGTCCCGCGCCCTGGGCGACTTTGACTACAAGTGCGTGCACGGGAAAGGGCCCACGGAGCAGCTGGTCTCGCCCGAGCCCGAGGTGTACGAGATCGAGCGGTCGGAGGCCGATGACGAGTTCATCGTCCTGGCCTGCGACGGCATCTGGGATGTCATGGCCAACGAGGAACTCTGTGACTTTGTCAGGTCCCGGCTAGAGGTGACGGACGATCTAGAGAAAGTCTGCAATGAGATTGTCGACACGTGTTTGTATAAG GGAAGCCGGGACAACATGAGTGTGGTGTTGATCTGCTTTCCTGGAGCGCCCAAGGTATCTCCAGAAGCTGTGAAGAGAGAGGCGGAGCTGGATAAGTACCTGGAGAGCAGAGTAGAAG AGATCATTAAGAAGCAGGGAGACGAAGGAGTGCCCGACTTAGTCCATGTGATGCGTACATTAACAACGGAGAGCGTCCCAAATCTCCCGCCCGGTGGTGAGCTGGCCAGcaa ACGGAGTGTAATTGAAGCAGTATACAACAAACTCAACCCATTTAGGAGCGAAGACACA
- the LOC133121768 gene encoding protein phosphatase 1A isoform X2, with translation MGAFLDKPKMEKHNAHGEGNSLRYGLSSMQGWRVEMEDAHTAVIGLPHGLDPWSFFAVYDGHAGSQVAKYCCEHLLEHITNNPDFRGGDHQPSVGNVKSGIRTGFLQIDEHMRAISEKKHGVDRSGSTAVGTMISPEHVYFINCGDSRGLLSRGGKVHFFTQDHKPSNPLEKERIQNAGGSVMIQRVNGSLAVSRALGDFDYKCVHGKGPTEQLVSPEPEVYEIERSEADDEFIVLACDGIWDVMANEELCDFVRSRLEVTDDLEKVCNEIVDTCLYKGSRDNMSVVLICFPGAPKVSPEAVKREAELDKYLESRVEEIIKKQGDEGVPDLVHVMRTLTTESVPNLPPGGELASKRSVIEAVYNKLNPFRSEDTAAFGHEDTQPFECDQKWEHLLHLQQGTLLKP, from the exons ATGGGTGCTTTTTTGGATAAGCCAAAGATGGAGAAACATAACGCGCACGGAGAGGGTAACAGCTTGCGCTACGGCCTGAGCAGCATGCAGGGCTGGAGGGTGGAGATGGAAGACGCGCACACGGCGGTCATCGGCCTCCCCCACGGACTCGACCCCTGGTCGTTCTTCGCCGTCTACGACGGGCACGCCGGCTCGCAGGTGGCCAAGTACTGCTGCGAGCACCTGCTGGAGCACATCACCAACAACCCCGACTTCCGCGGCGGCGACCACCAGCCGTCCGTGGGGAACGTGAAGAGCGGCATCCGCACGGGCTTCCTGCAGATCGACGAGCACATGCGGGCTATCTCGGAGAAGAAGCACGGCGTGGACCGCAGCGGCTCCACGGCCGTGGGCACCATGATCTCGCCCGAGCACGTCTACTTCATCAACTGCGGCGACTCCCGGGGCCTGCTGAGCCGCGGCGGCAAGGTGCACTTCTTCACGCAGGACCACAAGCCCAGCAACCCACTGGAGAAGGAGCGCATCCAGAACGCCGGCGGCTCCGTCATGATCCAGCGCGTCAACGGCTCTCTGGCCGTGTCCCGCGCCCTGGGCGACTTTGACTACAAGTGCGTGCACGGGAAAGGGCCCACGGAGCAGCTGGTCTCGCCCGAGCCCGAGGTGTACGAGATCGAGCGGTCGGAGGCCGATGACGAGTTCATCGTCCTGGCCTGCGACGGCATCTGGGATGTCATGGCCAACGAGGAACTCTGTGACTTTGTCAGGTCCCGGCTAGAGGTGACGGACGATCTAGAGAAAGTCTGCAATGAGATTGTCGACACGTGTTTGTATAAG GGAAGCCGGGACAACATGAGTGTGGTGTTGATCTGCTTTCCTGGAGCGCCCAAGGTATCTCCAGAAGCTGTGAAGAGAGAGGCGGAGCTGGATAAGTACCTGGAGAGCAGAGTAGAAG AGATCATTAAGAAGCAGGGAGACGAAGGAGTGCCCGACTTAGTCCATGTGATGCGTACATTAACAACGGAGAGCGTCCCAAATCTCCCGCCCGGTGGTGAGCTGGCCAGcaa ACGGAGTGTAATTGAAGCAGTATACAACAAACTCAACCCATTTAGGAGCGAAGACACA
- the LOC133121768 gene encoding protein phosphatase 1A isoform X4, giving the protein MGAFLDKPKMEKHNAHGEGNSLRYGLSSMQGWRVEMEDAHTAVIGLPHGLDPWSFFAVYDGHAGSQVAKYCCEHLLEHITNNPDFRGGDHQPSVGNVKSGIRTGFLQIDEHMRAISEKKHGVDRSGSTAVGTMISPEHVYFINCGDSRGLLSRGGKVHFFTQDHKPSNPLEKERIQNAGGSVMIQRVNGSLAVSRALGDFDYKCVHGKGPTEQLVSPEPEVYEIERSEADDEFIVLACDGIWDVMANEELCDFVRSRLEVTDDLEKVCNEIVDTCLYKGSRDNMSVVLICFPGAPKVSPEAVKREAELDKYLESRVEEIIKKQGDEGVPDLVHVMRTLTTESVPNLPPGGELASKRSVIEAVYNKLNPFRSEDTDSASADDMW; this is encoded by the exons ATGGGTGCTTTTTTGGATAAGCCAAAGATGGAGAAACATAACGCGCACGGAGAGGGTAACAGCTTGCGCTACGGCCTGAGCAGCATGCAGGGCTGGAGGGTGGAGATGGAAGACGCGCACACGGCGGTCATCGGCCTCCCCCACGGACTCGACCCCTGGTCGTTCTTCGCCGTCTACGACGGGCACGCCGGCTCGCAGGTGGCCAAGTACTGCTGCGAGCACCTGCTGGAGCACATCACCAACAACCCCGACTTCCGCGGCGGCGACCACCAGCCGTCCGTGGGGAACGTGAAGAGCGGCATCCGCACGGGCTTCCTGCAGATCGACGAGCACATGCGGGCTATCTCGGAGAAGAAGCACGGCGTGGACCGCAGCGGCTCCACGGCCGTGGGCACCATGATCTCGCCCGAGCACGTCTACTTCATCAACTGCGGCGACTCCCGGGGCCTGCTGAGCCGCGGCGGCAAGGTGCACTTCTTCACGCAGGACCACAAGCCCAGCAACCCACTGGAGAAGGAGCGCATCCAGAACGCCGGCGGCTCCGTCATGATCCAGCGCGTCAACGGCTCTCTGGCCGTGTCCCGCGCCCTGGGCGACTTTGACTACAAGTGCGTGCACGGGAAAGGGCCCACGGAGCAGCTGGTCTCGCCCGAGCCCGAGGTGTACGAGATCGAGCGGTCGGAGGCCGATGACGAGTTCATCGTCCTGGCCTGCGACGGCATCTGGGATGTCATGGCCAACGAGGAACTCTGTGACTTTGTCAGGTCCCGGCTAGAGGTGACGGACGATCTAGAGAAAGTCTGCAATGAGATTGTCGACACGTGTTTGTATAAG GGAAGCCGGGACAACATGAGTGTGGTGTTGATCTGCTTTCCTGGAGCGCCCAAGGTATCTCCAGAAGCTGTGAAGAGAGAGGCGGAGCTGGATAAGTACCTGGAGAGCAGAGTAGAAG AGATCATTAAGAAGCAGGGAGACGAAGGAGTGCCCGACTTAGTCCATGTGATGCGTACATTAACAACGGAGAGCGTCCCAAATCTCCCGCCCGGTGGTGAGCTGGCCAGcaa ACGGAGTGTAATTGAAGCAGTATACAACAAACTCAACCCATTTAGGAGCGAAGACACA